A window of the Dyadobacter pollutisoli genome harbors these coding sequences:
- a CDS encoding SDR family oxidoreductase yields MEKKRILITGSNGLLGQKLVEMLVEKPSIETIATARGENRLPFHEGYQYLEMDITNPADVDHVLAATRPHVIIHTAAMTNVDQCEMEKDACWKLNVTAVEILIAACKKYNIFFEHLSTDFIFDGTSGPYSEEDLPNPVSFYGWSKYAAEKAVMSSDIQWAITRTVLVYGIAHDMSRSNIILWVKKSLEEGNSIKVVTDQFRTPTLAEDLALGCFLIADQQAQGIFHISGKDFLTPYEMAIMAADYFSLDKSLISPTDASAFSQPARRPPRTGFDLTKSRKVLGYEPHTFREGIALVEKQIG; encoded by the coding sequence TTGGAAAAGAAACGGATACTGATTACCGGCTCGAATGGTCTTTTGGGTCAGAAACTGGTTGAGATGCTGGTTGAAAAACCTTCCATCGAGACAATTGCTACCGCCCGGGGCGAAAACCGGCTGCCATTTCATGAGGGATATCAGTACCTTGAAATGGACATTACGAATCCTGCCGATGTGGATCACGTCCTGGCAGCAACCCGTCCCCATGTGATCATTCACACCGCAGCGATGACGAATGTGGATCAATGTGAAATGGAGAAGGATGCGTGCTGGAAGCTCAATGTAACAGCTGTTGAAATTCTGATCGCGGCTTGCAAAAAGTATAACATTTTCTTCGAACACCTGTCTACTGACTTTATTTTTGACGGTACCTCGGGGCCATATAGCGAGGAAGACCTTCCTAATCCTGTCAGTTTTTACGGATGGAGCAAGTATGCTGCGGAGAAGGCGGTTATGAGCTCCGACATTCAATGGGCCATCACGCGGACCGTGCTTGTATACGGCATTGCGCACGACATGAGCCGCAGTAACATTATTCTTTGGGTTAAAAAGTCACTGGAAGAAGGCAATTCGATCAAAGTAGTGACTGACCAGTTCCGGACGCCAACGTTGGCCGAGGATCTTGCATTGGGATGTTTCCTGATTGCAGATCAGCAAGCACAGGGAATTTTCCATATTTCGGGAAAAGACTTTCTCACACCTTACGAAATGGCTATTATGGCGGCGGATTATTTTTCGCTGGATAAATCGCTCATTTCCCCTACCGACGCTTCCGCTTTTTCGCAACCCGCGCGACGTCCGCCACGCACCGGTTTCGATTTAACAAAATCCCGAAAAGTACTAGGCTACGAGCCACATACTTTCCGGGAAGGAATTGCCTTAGTTGAAAAACAGATCGGGTAG
- a CDS encoding Uma2 family endonuclease → MNMPVTIKVGDIMSEEEFFRFCRMNDMLDFERDSNGNIIFMSPTGSFTGSFNSDILVELGAWLHSRKIAGKLFDSSTGFTLPNGAVRSPDISWVTREKWDKLSKDDKERFAPICPDFIVEIRSKSDDLKYLKDKMDEYMANGCQLGWLIDRFDEKVYIYQPDRNIEEHNGLDVRLSGEALFPGFVLDLNTIEKS, encoded by the coding sequence ATGAATATGCCGGTAACCATTAAAGTTGGGGACATCATGAGTGAAGAGGAATTCTTTCGGTTCTGCCGGATGAATGACATGCTTGACTTTGAGCGGGATAGTAACGGAAACATTATTTTTATGTCACCAACAGGAAGTTTTACAGGGAGCTTTAATTCTGATATTCTGGTTGAACTGGGCGCGTGGCTGCATAGTCGCAAAATCGCTGGTAAATTATTCGACTCCTCCACCGGCTTTACCCTTCCCAATGGTGCCGTACGGTCTCCTGACATTTCCTGGGTAACAAGAGAAAAATGGGACAAATTATCTAAGGATGACAAGGAGAGGTTTGCACCCATTTGCCCCGATTTTATTGTGGAAATACGGTCCAAGTCAGACGATTTAAAATATCTGAAAGACAAAATGGACGAATACATGGCTAATGGATGTCAGCTAGGATGGCTGATCGACCGGTTTGACGAAAAGGTATACATTTATCAGCCTGATCGTAACATTGAAGAACATAATGGATTGGATGTCCGACTTTCGGGAGAAGCGCTTTTTCCCGGGTTCGTACTCGATCTGAATACGATAGAAAAGTCCTGA
- the glgP gene encoding alpha-glucan family phosphorylase, with protein sequence MSQQTFSLPYQHPFTPEKKYKKSVAYFSMEFAVDQALKIYSGGLGFLAGSHMRSVYALKQNLIGIGMLWKHGYYDQGRKKDGSMQPEFREKMYSFLTDTNIRFQIPVMGKDVWVAAYYLAPDVFQSAPLFLLTTDTDGNDEATRAISYSLYDSDVSYKVAQCMILGIGGARLLEELGYEPQVYHLNEAHAVSAIFHLFKKYKKVAEVKKRVVFTTHTPEEAGNEKHEIHFLENLGFFSGLDLETVRKISGTKDNIFNHSLAALSLSRKANGVSKLHGEVSRQMWKAYPKIAAIDHITNAQNKTYWVDKQLEQARVEKDLAKIAARKKELKAVLFKTVADQCGKIFNPEVLTIVWARRFAAYKRPDMLAWDLERFGKLMSNVNQPVQVIWAGKPYPKDEGAINTFNHLFYLSHLFPNVAVLTGYELALSKLLKDGSDVWLNTPVVTREASGTSGMTAAMNASLNLSTFDGWICEFAKDGDNSFLLPVAQGENINKQDCDALMEKLETTVIPTYYSDQAKWQKMVLNSMNDVNVAFNSDRMAREYYEKLY encoded by the coding sequence ATGTCACAACAAACGTTTTCGCTTCCTTATCAACATCCATTTACTCCGGAGAAGAAATACAAAAAATCAGTCGCTTACTTTTCAATGGAATTCGCCGTCGACCAGGCGTTGAAGATTTATTCCGGCGGGCTCGGATTTCTCGCAGGCTCACATATGCGGAGTGTATATGCATTGAAACAAAACCTGATTGGCATAGGTATGCTGTGGAAACACGGTTATTATGATCAGGGAAGGAAAAAGGACGGTAGTATGCAACCCGAATTTCGTGAGAAAATGTACTCATTCCTGACGGATACCAACATTCGTTTTCAGATTCCCGTAATGGGAAAAGATGTTTGGGTAGCAGCTTATTATCTGGCCCCGGACGTATTTCAGTCTGCGCCACTGTTCTTGCTCACCACGGATACAGACGGTAATGATGAAGCCACACGTGCGATCAGCTACTCATTATATGATTCAGATGTGAGCTACAAAGTGGCGCAATGCATGATTTTGGGAATTGGTGGCGCGAGGCTGTTGGAGGAGCTGGGTTATGAGCCGCAGGTTTATCATCTGAATGAAGCGCACGCAGTGTCAGCTATTTTTCATTTGTTCAAAAAATATAAAAAAGTTGCCGAGGTAAAGAAACGGGTCGTTTTTACAACTCATACGCCTGAGGAAGCTGGGAATGAGAAGCACGAAATCCATTTTCTGGAAAATCTTGGCTTCTTTTCAGGGCTCGATCTGGAAACGGTCAGAAAAATCAGCGGGACAAAAGATAACATTTTCAATCATTCGCTGGCAGCGTTAAGTCTGAGCAGAAAGGCCAATGGTGTTTCCAAACTACATGGCGAAGTTTCGCGCCAAATGTGGAAAGCGTATCCGAAGATTGCTGCAATAGACCACATTACCAATGCGCAAAACAAAACTTACTGGGTCGACAAACAGCTGGAACAGGCCAGGGTTGAGAAAGATTTGGCTAAAATAGCTGCACGTAAAAAAGAACTGAAAGCTGTATTGTTCAAAACAGTCGCAGATCAATGCGGGAAAATCTTCAATCCCGAAGTGCTCACGATTGTGTGGGCGCGCAGGTTCGCAGCCTATAAAAGACCCGATATGCTGGCGTGGGACCTGGAACGGTTTGGTAAATTGATGAGCAATGTAAATCAACCTGTGCAGGTGATATGGGCGGGGAAACCTTATCCGAAAGACGAAGGGGCCATTAATACATTCAATCATTTGTTTTACCTGAGCCATCTTTTTCCAAATGTGGCAGTGCTGACAGGCTACGAGCTGGCACTTTCCAAGTTACTGAAAGATGGCTCGGATGTGTGGCTTAATACACCGGTCGTAACCCGCGAGGCGTCAGGCACGAGTGGTATGACGGCGGCAATGAATGCTTCCCTGAACCTATCCACATTCGACGGCTGGATTTGTGAGTTTGCAAAAGATGGCGACAATTCTTTCCTGCTTCCCGTTGCCCAGGGTGAAAATATCAATAAGCAGGACTGCGACGCATTGATGGAAAAACTCGAAACCACGGTCATTCCAACCTACTATTCAGATCAGGCGAAATGGCAGAAAATGGTACTCAACAGCATGAATGATGTCAATGTAGCGTTCAATTCCGACCGCATGGCGCGGGAGTATTATGAGAAATTGTATTGA
- a CDS encoding peptidylprolyl isomerase, which translates to MKTKNSILLAVICLFSLQVSAQKKSKKDEVVTITTSMGTMKLILFDETPKHKANFIKLVNDKFYDDLLFHRVIDDFMIQGGDPNSKNAKPDDFLGKGDNGYKIPAEFNPKLFHQKGALAAARDNNPAKESSGCQFYIVQGRKWGKLDLEKQAARAARKLTDDQKKVYETIGGTPHLDGAYTVFGQVIDGMEVIDKIGAVEKDERDRPEKDVSMKMSVKKMKKKKITKKYGWKYEA; encoded by the coding sequence ATGAAAACCAAAAATTCGATATTGCTGGCAGTGATCTGCCTTTTTTCCCTACAAGTCTCTGCACAGAAAAAGTCTAAAAAAGACGAGGTCGTGACCATTACCACAAGCATGGGAACGATGAAACTCATTTTATTTGATGAAACGCCTAAACACAAGGCTAATTTCATCAAATTGGTCAATGATAAATTTTACGACGATCTGCTTTTCCATCGCGTGATTGATGATTTTATGATCCAGGGCGGCGACCCTAATTCAAAAAATGCAAAACCGGATGACTTCCTCGGCAAGGGCGATAATGGTTACAAAATACCTGCTGAGTTTAACCCTAAACTTTTCCATCAGAAAGGCGCATTAGCTGCGGCAAGAGACAATAATCCGGCAAAGGAATCAAGCGGATGCCAGTTTTACATTGTCCAGGGCAGAAAATGGGGAAAACTCGATCTGGAAAAACAGGCGGCGAGAGCTGCACGAAAACTGACGGATGATCAGAAAAAAGTATATGAAACCATTGGAGGTACCCCTCACTTGGATGGAGCTTACACCGTTTTTGGTCAGGTGATTGACGGAATGGAGGTGATCGACAAAATCGGGGCTGTGGAAAAGGATGAAAGGGACCGTCCTGAAAAAGACGTTTCGATGAAAATGTCTGTCAAAAAGATGAAGAAGAAGAAAATCACCAAAAAATACGGCTGGAAATACGAGGCTTAA